The nucleotide sequence TCATCGAAATCGCCCCAAGCCCCCAACTGACCCCGGAACAGCGCGCCTACATCGGCGATCTGTCGGTGCGCGCGGCCAAGGCCGTGGGCTACGAAAACGCCGGTACCGTGGAGTTCCTGCTCGCCGAGGGCGAGGTGTACTTCATGGAAATGAACACGCGGGTGCAGGTGGAACACACCATTACCGAAGAAATCACCGGCATCGACATTGTCCGTGAACAGATTCGTATTGCTTCGGGCCTGCCGTTGTCGGTCAAGCAAGAAGACATCCAGCACCGTGGGTTCGCGTTGCAGTTCCGGATCAACGCCGAAGACCCGAAGAACAACTTCCTGCCGAGCTTCGGCAAGATCACCCGTTACTACGCTCCCGGCGGCCCAGGTGTGCGCACCGACACGGCGATCTACACCGGTTACACCATTCCGCCGTTCTACGATTCCATGTGTCTGAAGCTGGTGGTGTGGGCGTTGACCTGGGAAGAGGCGATGGACCGTGGCCTGCGCGCCCTGGACGATATGCGTCTGCAAGGCGTGAAGACCACCGCCGCCTATTACCAGGAAATCCTGCGTAACCCGGAATTTCGCAGTGGCCAATTCAATACAAGCTTTGTGGAAAGCCACCCTGAGCTGACTAACTATTCGATCAAGCGCAAACCCGAAGAGCTGGCCCTGGCCATCGCCGCCGCCATCGCCGCCCACGCAGGCCTGTGAGGAATTAGCACAATGTCCAAGAAAATCTACGTTACAGACACCATCCTGCGTGACGCTCACCAATCGTTGCTGGCGACCCGCATGCGCACCGACGACATGCTGCCGATCTGCGACAAGCTCAACAAAGTCGGCTACTGGTCCCTGGAAGTCTGGGGCGGCGCGACCTTTGATGCCTGCGTGCGCTTCCTGAAAGAAGATCCGTGGGAGCGCTTGCGCCAACTGCGCGCTGCGCTGCCTGACACCCGCCTGCAAATGCTGCTGCGCGGCCAGAACCTGCTGGGCTATCGCCACTACAGCGATGATGTGGTCAAGGCCTTTGTCGCCAAGGCCGCCGTCAACGGTATCGACGTGTTCCGCATCTTTGACGCGATGAATGATGTGCGTAACCTGCGAGTGGCCATCGAGGCAGTAAAAGCCGCCGGCAAACATGCCCAGGGCACCATCGCCTACACCACCAGCCCGGTGCACACCATCGAGGCTTTCGTGGCCCAGGCCAAGCAGATGGAGTCGATGGGGTGTGACTCGGTGGCGATCAAGGACATGGCCGGGCTGTTGACGCCTTACGCCACGGGCGAATTGGTCAAGGCACTGAAAGCCGAGCAAGGCCTGCCGGTCTTCATCCACTCCCACGACACCGCCGGTCTGGCCGCGATGTGCCAACTCAAGGCGATCGAGAACGGTGCCGATCATATCGACACCGCCATCTCCAGCTTCGCTTGGGGGACCAGCCACCCAGGCACCGAATCGATGGTCGCGGCCCTTAAAGGCAGCGAATTCGACACCGGCCTGGACCTGGAACTGCTGCAGGAAATCGGCTTGTACTTCTACGCCGTGCGCAAGAAATACCACCAGTTCGAAAGCGAATTCACCGCCGTCGACACCCGTGTGCAGGTTAACCAGGTACCGGGCGGGATGATTTCCAACCTGGCCAACCAGCTCAAGGAACAGGGCGCGTTGAATCGCATGGGCGAAGTATTGGCCGAAATTCCGCGGGTGCGTGAAGACCTCGGTTTCCCTCCGCTGGTGACGCCGACTTCGCAGATTGTCGGTACCCAGGCGTTCTTCAACGTGTTGGCCGGCGAGCGTTACAAGACCATCACCAACGAAGTGAAACTGTACCTGCAAGGCGGCTACGGCAAAGCGCCGGGTACCGTTAACGAAAAATTGCGTCGTCAGGCGATTGGCAGCGAAGAGGTCATCGATGTGCGTCCGGCCGATCTGCTCAAGCCGGAAATGACCAAGCTGCGCGGCGAAATCGGAGGGTTGGCCAAGTCCGAAGAAGACGTGCTGACCTATGCGATGTTCCCGGATATCGGGCGTAAATTCCTCGAGGAACGTGAAGCCGGCACCCTCAGTCCTGAAGTGCTGTTGCCGATCCCGGAGGCGGGCAGTGTCGCCAAGGCGGGCGGTGAAGGCGTGCCGACCGAGTTCGTCATCGATGTGCACGGCGAAAGCTACCGCGTCGACATCACCGGTGTCGGCGTCAAGGCCGAAGGCAAGCGTCACTTCTACCTGTCCATCGACGGCATGCCCGAAGAAGTGGTGTTTGAACCGCTCAACGAATTCGTCGGCGGCGGCAGCAGCAAGCGCAAGCAGGCCAGCGAGCCAGGACACGTCAGCACGTCGATGCCGGGCAATATTGTCGATGTACTGGTCAAGGAAGGCGACGTGGTCAAGGCCGGCCAGGCCGTGCTGATCACCGAAGCGATGAAAATGGAAACCGAAGTCCAGGCCGCCATCGCCGGCAAGGTCAGCGCCGTTCACGTAGCCAAGGGCGACCGGGTCAACCCTGGCGAAATCCTGATCGAAATCGAAGGCTGAGACACAGCCTTCGAGACTACCGCTTAATCCTCGGGGGGGGGCATGTGCCCCCTTTTTTTTGCCTGGGCGAAAGCTCGTCAGCGCCTCAGAACGTCATCGTCCATTGCCCGGTCAGGCCCTGGCTGCGACTGTTGCTGCCGAACTCGCCGGTGTAGGCCAGGCCCACGCTGTGTTGGGCTGACAACGCGAGGTCGAGGCCGGTGTGTAGCGACAGGCTGTCGCGGTCCAGCGAGGTGCCACCCACCGTGAATTCGCGGCGCGAGGCGTCCCGTTGATCCCAGGCGAACGACTGGCGCACGCTGCTGCCGACATCGCCATACAGGTGTTTCCAGCGGGTGCTCAGGTGGGGTGTGAGGACCATCTGGTTGTCCAGCGTGAAGTCGTGGGTCACGCGCAGGCCGAGGCTGCTGCTGAGGTTCTGCTGGGTCTGCGCGCCGACGTTGAGAGCGCTGTCGCCACCTTTTTCCTGGAAGCGATCACGCTGGTAGCGTTGGTAGCCGAGGCTGGCAAAGGGTTCGGCGCGCAGGCCACCGCTGTCCCACTGATAGCCCAGCTCGGCGAAGGCGTTTTGGCTCTGGGCCTTGTAGGTGCCCTGGAGGTGTTCGCGGTAATCGACGAAGGCGAAATCGACATCGCGCTGGTTCTGCCCGGCATGACTGCTGTAGATCGCCCCCAGGCGCAGCGCCAAAGGGCCGTCCTGGCGGACGGCGTAGCCGCCCAGGTGCCAGCTGTCCAAATCCCCTTTGAAGCGTTTGGCGTTCAAGTCGCTGGTGGATTTGCCGCCCATCACGCCGATTCGCCAGGCGTGGTCCAGCGACCAGTCGGCGCCCATCAACAGGCCTTGGCTGCGCTGTTGCACACCGGCGCTGCCGTGTTGAGCGTCGAGGGTGCCGGTATTACCCAGGCCCTTGAACCACACCCGGCTATTTTCCGACGTGGTGTTATCCACTTGGCGCAGCGCCGACAGGAGGCCGTTGTTCACCTGTTGCAGAGTGTTTTGCGTGGCGCTGCCGAGGTTGGCGTTCTGGCTGCCGGCCAATTGTTCCAGCAGGGCGCCCAGGCGGCCTGGCGCGAGGCCGTACGGATAGCGCTCGGCATAGGCGGGGTTGGACGCCCACTGATTCAGGCGGCGTGGTGTCGACGGGGCACTTCCCACCGAATCCAGTACACGCGCCACGCTCAAGCCATTGCGGCTGGTGGCGTGGGCGGCGAAGGACGAACCTCTGGGCTTTGGCAGGTCGGGTGTCACAATCCCCGCGTCGATGGGCGGCCGTTGCTGTTCCACCAGGGATTGTTTGAGCCAGCCTGGCGCGCTGTC is from Pseudomonas mucidolens and encodes:
- a CDS encoding acetyl-CoA carboxylase biotin carboxylase subunit, with protein sequence MIKKILIANRGEIAVRIVRACAEMGIRSVAVYSDADRHALHVKRADEAYSIGAEPLAGYLNPRKLVNLAVETGCDALHPGYGFLSENAELADICAERGIKFIGPAAEVIRRMGDKTEARRSMIKAGVPVTPGTEGNVADIAEALTEGDRIGYPVMLKATSGGGGRGIRRCNSREELEQAFPRVISEATKAFGSAEVFLEKCIVNPKHIEAQILGDSFGNVVHLFERDCSIQRRNQKLIEIAPSPQLTPEQRAYIGDLSVRAAKAVGYENAGTVEFLLAEGEVYFMEMNTRVQVEHTITEEITGIDIVREQIRIASGLPLSVKQEDIQHRGFALQFRINAEDPKNNFLPSFGKITRYYAPGGPGVRTDTAIYTGYTIPPFYDSMCLKLVVWALTWEEAMDRGLRALDDMRLQGVKTTAAYYQEILRNPEFRSGQFNTSFVESHPELTNYSIKRKPEELALAIAAAIAAHAGL
- a CDS encoding autotransporter domain-containing protein codes for the protein MPLAHKRLALAITLAMGTIGAQCAHAHSNLDSAPGWLKQSLVEQQRPPIDAGIVTPDLPKPRGSSFAAHATSRNGLSVARVLDSVGSAPSTPRRLNQWASNPAYAERYPYGLAPGRLGALLEQLAGSQNANLGSATQNTLQQVNNGLLSALRQVDNTTSENSRVWFKGLGNTGTLDAQHGSAGVQQRSQGLLMGADWSLDHAWRIGVMGGKSTSDLNAKRFKGDLDSWHLGGYAVRQDGPLALRLGAIYSSHAGQNQRDVDFAFVDYREHLQGTYKAQSQNAFAELGYQWDSGGLRAEPFASLGYQRYQRDRFQEKGGDSALNVGAQTQQNLSSSLGLRVTHDFTLDNQMVLTPHLSTRWKHLYGDVGSSVRQSFAWDQRDASRREFTVGGTSLDRDSLSLHTGLDLALSAQHSVGLAYTGEFGSNSRSQGLTGQWTMTF
- the oadA gene encoding sodium-extruding oxaloacetate decarboxylase subunit alpha; amino-acid sequence: MSKKIYVTDTILRDAHQSLLATRMRTDDMLPICDKLNKVGYWSLEVWGGATFDACVRFLKEDPWERLRQLRAALPDTRLQMLLRGQNLLGYRHYSDDVVKAFVAKAAVNGIDVFRIFDAMNDVRNLRVAIEAVKAAGKHAQGTIAYTTSPVHTIEAFVAQAKQMESMGCDSVAIKDMAGLLTPYATGELVKALKAEQGLPVFIHSHDTAGLAAMCQLKAIENGADHIDTAISSFAWGTSHPGTESMVAALKGSEFDTGLDLELLQEIGLYFYAVRKKYHQFESEFTAVDTRVQVNQVPGGMISNLANQLKEQGALNRMGEVLAEIPRVREDLGFPPLVTPTSQIVGTQAFFNVLAGERYKTITNEVKLYLQGGYGKAPGTVNEKLRRQAIGSEEVIDVRPADLLKPEMTKLRGEIGGLAKSEEDVLTYAMFPDIGRKFLEEREAGTLSPEVLLPIPEAGSVAKAGGEGVPTEFVIDVHGESYRVDITGVGVKAEGKRHFYLSIDGMPEEVVFEPLNEFVGGGSSKRKQASEPGHVSTSMPGNIVDVLVKEGDVVKAGQAVLITEAMKMETEVQAAIAGKVSAVHVAKGDRVNPGEILIEIEG